Part of the Gemmatimonadaceae bacterium genome, TCCCGGTGATCTCCACCGTCATGTAGCTGCCGATGAGCGACGCATCCCCCTGCACGAGGATGGTGCGGAAGTCACGGGTCCGACCCTGGAGGAGGTCGCCACGCCGCGCCAGTTTCTCGACCAGGATCTCGTGGCGCGTGCCCAGCAGGCGCATGTTCACCGCGCGACTGTCGGCCCGGATCGTCTCCACGAGCTGCAGCAGCCGCGCGCCCGCCACCTCGTCCGGCACCGTCTCCTCGGCCGCCATCCGCGTGGCGGGCGTGCCTTCACGGGCCGAGAACTTGAAGGTGAAGGCATCCATGAAGCCGACCTCCCGGCAGGCGCTGAGCGTTTCCGCGAAATCGTCGTCGGTCTCGCCCGGGAACCCGACGATGATGTCCGTGGTCAGCACGATCGACGGGATCGCCGCGCGCAGGCGTGCGACACACTCCATGAACCCCTCGCGCGTGTAGCGCCGCAGCATGCGGCGCAGTGTGCGCGTGGAGCCGCTCTGCATCGGCAGGTGCACGTGCTCGCAGACCGTGGGTGTCTCCGCCATCGCGGCGATCACGCGGTCGCTGAAGTCATTCGGGTGCGGGCTCGTGTAGCGGAGGCGGCGCAGGCCGGGCACGCGGCCGACGGCGCGCAGCAGGTCGGCGAAATCGTGGCGGCCGTCGTTGTAGCTGTTGACCGTCTGCCCGAGCAGCACGATCTCCGACATGCCATCCGCCACCACCTGCTCCGCCTCCCGCAACACGTCGTCCAGCCGGCGGCTGCGCTCGCTGCCGCGGGTGGTCGGCACGATGCAGTAGGTGCACCGGTAGTCGCAGCCGCGCTGCACGGGGATCCACGCCTTCACCCGGTCGAAGCGGCGCGGCGTGAAGTCCTCGTAGTGCTCCTCGAGGTCGAAGGTGGTGGCGGTGGTGCGGGCGCCGTGGCGTGCGCCGTCCACCAGCGACGGCAGGGCGCGATACCCGTCCGGGCCGATCACCAGCGACACATGCTTCGCCTGCTCCAGCAGCCGCGGGCCGAGGCGCTGCGCCATGCACCCGGTCACCCCCATCACGGTGTCCGCCTTCATGTGGCGCTTCAGTTCACCCAGGCGGCCGATCACGCGCTGCTCGGCGTGGTCGCGGATGGCGCAGGTGTTGAGCAGGATCACATCCGCGCCATCCGGCACGTCCACCACGGCGTAGCCGGCGTCCACGAGCTTGCCGAGCATGAGCTCGGAATCGCTCACGTTCATCTGGCAGCCGTAGGTCTCGATGAAGACGGTGGGGCGCAGCGGCATGGACGAGTCAGGAAAGCGGTGTGGCGATGGGCCGGACCGGTGTGGTGCCGGCCCCGAGGCGGGCAGCGAACCGTACGCCGCGGCCAGGAGCGGGCTGCGCGAGCTCCACGGCAATGTAGTCCTCCGTGAGCCCGTCCCGGTGACCATCCGCATGCCCGATCACGATCACGTCAGCCACCCCACCGATGCGGCGGGCCACGTAGGCGGCGGCCGCCGATGCCCCGAGCTGGCGCAGCTCCGCGGCCCGCGCGCGCCGGACCGCATCGGGGACGTCGCCCCCGAGTCGCACGGCCGCCGTGCCCGGCCGCGCAGAGTACGGGAAGACGTGCAGTCCGCTGAACGGCAGCGCCTGCACCACGTCGCAGGTGGCGCGGTGGTCGGCCTCCGTCTCCCCCGGGAAGCCGGTCACGACGTCGGCACCGAGGCCGAGCACCGGCGCCCGCACGAGGAGCGCCTCGATCGCCGACACGTAGCGGGACGAAGTGTACCAGTGCCGTCCCATGCGCCGGAGCACGGCGTCGCTGCCCGACTGCAACGGGGCATGCAGGTACGGGGCGACCCGGCGCGGGTCGTGCACCAGCAGCTCGCCCAGGAAGGCATCCACTTCGGTCGCCTCCACACTCGACAGCCGGAAACGCACCGCCGGCACGCGGCGCACGAGCGTGTCGAGGAGCATGGCGAGCGACGAGCCCTGCTCCGCACCGTACGACCCGATGTGCACGCCCGTGAGCACGATCTCGGCGTGATGCGCGGCGAGCCGGCCGGCCTCCTCGACGAGTTCATCGACGGGTCGCGAGCGGCTGGCCCCGCGCGCGAGCGTGGTCGCGCAGAAGGTGCAGTGCTCGTTGCACCCGTCCTGGATGCGCAGCAAGCCACGCGTGCCCCGCTGCGGACCGGTGGGCGCGCCGGTGGTGGTGGCCTGCGGCAGCCCGATGGCCTGGCCCACGGCATGCAGGTCCGCACCGCCGATGACGGCATGCACCCGCGGCAGTTCCGCCAGCGCAGCCCCGGATCGCGCGGCCGCGCACCCCATGACGATCGTCCGCACCTGCGGGGCGTGACGCGCCGCGCGCCGCACCTGCTGCCGCAGGTCCGACTCGGCGGCGGCGGTGACGGCACAGCTGTTGAAGACCGCGACGTCCGCGTCGGCGACGTCGTGCACCACGGTGCCGCCGCTGCGCGTCACGAGCGCCGCGACGGCCTCCGAATCGTACTGGTTCGCCCGGCACCCGAACGTCTGCAGGAAGACACGCACTGCCACGGGCTCAGGTGCGCAGCCGGAATCCGAACGACACGATGAAGCCGTTCTCCTTCACGTTGTCGAGGCCCGGGACCTTGCGCGCGGCACGCTCGAGACCGAGGTCGATCTGCGCGCGGCCGAAGCCGACCGGCAGCCCGATGCCGCCACCGAGCACTGTCTCCGTCGGCTGGCGGCCTGCCACGCCGTACGGCAGGTCGCGACGCCTCGCACCGAGGCGCACCAGAAGCTGGCCGCCCGGCAGCCGCGGTCCCGGCACCTCGGCACCGATGCCGTACTCCTTCGTGTCGAACACACCGGCGGTGCTGGCACCCAGGCCCTGCATCGACGACCATCCCTCCCAGTTGTAGCGGGCGGCGATGTTCGAGCCACCCACCTCCCAGCGCACCGCCGCGCCGGCGCGGTTCGGCACATCGGCGTTGAAGCGCGTGGAGTCGTTCAACTCCGCGCGCATGCCGAAGCCGATCCTCGCGGAGCCAGCCAGGCTGAGGCGCTTGTGCGGCGTCAGTTCCACCCCGAAACTCAGCCCGGTGCCGCCGAAGGTGAGTGTGCTCTGCTCCGGGATGTCGGCGTAACTCACCGTGTCCACGCGGACACCAGTGTCGCCTGCAATTGCCCGCGTGGTGTTGACGCGGTTCTCGCCGGTCACGACGTGCAGTGCGGTGCCGACACGGAGCCACTTCGTGACCTGCATGGCGCCACCGAACCGGATGTCGCTGATGCCGCCACGCGCCGTGGTGGTGGTGGTGGTGGTCACGGAGTCGGCGCGGATGTACTGCCGTGCGGTGAGGATGGTGGTGAAGTTTCGCTCCAGCAGCGTGGAGCTCGACACCCCGAAGGCGAAGCGCTGCCCCGCCGGCAACCCGATCGCGAAGACCGGGAAGCGCGCCACGAGCGACGTGGTGCGCGTGCCCGCCACGGTGGTGGAGCGGCGCTCTGGCGAGTACTGCAGGTACGCGCCGGCCACGCCCCAGTTCAGGAGGGCAGCCGGATTGACCGGTGCGGCGGGATCGAACTCACCAAGCGCGCCGCCCGTCGTCGCCGCGCGCACCGTGAGCTGGCCCGGCGGGTAGCCGTACCCCTGCAACGCGACCGCCCCCTGCGCCCGCAGCGCCCCGGCGGCGCACAGCAGGGCGACACCGAGCACGGTGGCGGAACGTGCGCGGGTCATGGAATCGCTCCTTCGCGACGGGTGGTGTACGTGACGCGGAGGCGCGGTCGCAGCGACGGGATCGTCGCCCGTGACGAGAAGAACGCGGGGCGCTGTTCCTGGAAGGTCTCACCCTCGGAATAGAGGACGAAGCTCGTCGGGATCACGGTGTCCTGCGCGATCCAGAGCCGGATGGCGGCGCCGACATCGAACGAGCGGGTCCCGCTGTCCGCCGCGGCGATGCGCAGTGACGGCAGCAGCACGCCCTCGAGGGTCGGGTCGAGGAACTCCACCAGTCGCCGCGGGTCGGAGCCGAGCGCCGGCCCCGCGATGCCCACGCGGGCACGGATGCGGATGAAGTCACCGGCCCCCGGCATGGTGCGCCGTGGGCGCTGCACGAGGTCGAGCGAGGCGCGCACGATCGTGACCGTGTCGAGGAACCCGCGCGGGATCCGCACCTTCAGCAGGCTGCGCGAACCCACCATGCCGCCCACCTCGAGTGACCCGTCGTTGAGCAGCGTCGTGCGGTCCTGCAGCACCAGCGTCTGCGACCGCAGCCGCTCCGGTGATGCCGCAGTCCCGTTGTACTGCGTGGAGACGAGCCAGGAGTCGACGGTGGTGTCCGGTGACGGATCGTACGTCACGCGCGGCACGAGGTTCGACGAGTTCACGCTGGGCGCCACGAACCGGAGGCCAGCCGGGCCTGCGGACGTGACCTGCATGCCGACGCGGATCCGGTGCGCCTTCGTCACCAGGCGCAGCATGATCGAGTCGGGGATGGAGACCTGGAACGACCGGATGGTCACGCCGGAGCCGGAGCCGTCGATCGTGTCCGCATACACCTCGTCGCGCGTGAACGTCCGCGTGGCGATCAGCCGCGACGGCACGAACCGCGCCGCGAGCACGGCGGCACTGGTGTCATCGGTGACCGTGGAGTCGTCCACGTCGTAGAGCGACACGGTGGTGTTGCCAGCCGGGATCACCGACCGCGCGGTGTCGATGACGAGCAGCAGCTTGCTGTCCGTCACCGCGGCGATGGAGGTGGTGTCGGTGGCCGAGAGCGTGCGCGGCAGCGTGTCGAACCGGAAGACCTGGCGGATGTCCACCGAATCGGGACGGCTGACCACCGGCACGAAGGTTTCGTAGAGGTAGCCGCCGAGGCCATCCGAGGTGGCGAGCCCCGGCGCACGCCAGCGCTCACCGACCCCGGTGAAGCCGGCGTACATCGAGTCGAATTCCACCACGTCGAAGGTGGTGTCCCTGAACGCCAGCGAGTTGTCGGTGCAGAGCACCGGACAGTTCTTGCTGGTGTCGAGGCGTTCCGAACACGCCGCCGCGAGGGCGATCGCGGCGAACGGCAGGCAGCGTAACAGCGGGCGAAGAGACACGGAAACGGGACGGAGAGTGGCGAGTGAGCGCCGTCAGGAGACGGTCATCAGGTTCGCCGCAAAGGCAGCGGGCAGCAGGGCATCGAGGCGCCAGCGCTGGCTGGCCCCACCGGTGGTGATACTGGTGATCTCGAGCGTGGGGGCGAACTCGTACAGCACCTGGCGACAGATCCCGCACGGGGGCGTCGGCACGGCCGCCTCGGTGCAGATCACGATCGCGGTGAACGTGCGGCAGCCATCGGCCACCGCGCGCGAGAGCGCCGTGCGCTCGGCGCAGATGCCCGCCGGGTAGGTGGCGTTCTCCACGTTGCAGCCGACGTGCACCGAGCCGTCGGCGGCGAGCAACGCAGCGCCGACACGGAAGTTGGAGTACGGTGCATAGGCGCGACGCATCGCGGCCTCGGCGGCAGCGGCCAGGTCCGGCGGCGGCACGGGCGGGGTCGGGACGGTCATCGCATCACCACCGGTGACAGGACCCGGGCCAGGAAACTCGTGCCGTGCCCGCGCCACCCCAGCCCGAAGGCCTCGGCGACGGTGGCACCGACATCCGCGAACGTCGCGCGCGGAGGGAGCACCCCGCCCTGCACCGACCGTCCCGCGACCAGCAGCGGCACGCACTCGCGCGCGTGATCCGTCGATGCCGTCGTGGGATCGTTGCCGTGATCGGCGGTGATGAACAGCAGGTCGTCGTCGCGCAGCGCACCCAGCAGCGCCGGCAGCGCCGCGTCGAACTCCGCCAGCGCGCCGGCAAAGCCGGCGACGTCGTTCCGGTGCCCGAACTGCTGGTCGAAATCCACGAGGTTGGCGAAGAGGAACCCGTCGGTCGTGCCATCGAGCCACCCCTGCACCAGCGCCAGGCCCTCGGCGTTCCCCGAGGTATGGGTCGAGGTGATGCCACGGCCGGCGAAGAGGTCGTCCACCTTGCCCACGCCCGTCCGCGCGATGCCGGCAACTGCCAGCGCATCGAGCAGCGTCTCCGCCGCCGGCGGGACCGAGTAGTCACGCCGGTTCGCGGTGCGGTGCCAGGCGCCCGGCGTGCCGGTGAAGGGCCGCGCGATCACGCGGGACACGTTGCAGGGAGCCACCAGCAGCGCGCGGGCCAGCTCGCAGGCGCGATACAGCTCCGCGAGCGGCACCACCGACTCGTGCGCCGCAACCTGGAAGACGGAATCCGCGGAGGTGTAGACGATCCACGCGCCGGTCGCGACGTGTTCCGCGCCGAGCCGGTCGAGCACCGCCGTGCCGCTGGCCACGCAGTTGCCGATCACGCCCCGCCCCGTGGCTTCGGTGAACGCGTCCAGCACACTCGTGGGGAAGCCATCGGGAAAGACGGGGAACGGCGTCTCGAGCACCACGCCGGCCAGCTCCCAGTGGCCGGTGGTGGAATCCTTG contains:
- the miaB gene encoding tRNA (N6-isopentenyl adenosine(37)-C2)-methylthiotransferase MiaB, translated to MPLRPTVFIETYGCQMNVSDSELMLGKLVDAGYAVVDVPDGADVILLNTCAIRDHAEQRVIGRLGELKRHMKADTVMGVTGCMAQRLGPRLLEQAKHVSLVIGPDGYRALPSLVDGARHGARTTATTFDLEEHYEDFTPRRFDRVKAWIPVQRGCDYRCTYCIVPTTRGSERSRRLDDVLREAEQVVADGMSEIVLLGQTVNSYNDGRHDFADLLRAVGRVPGLRRLRYTSPHPNDFSDRVIAAMAETPTVCEHVHLPMQSGSTRTLRRMLRRYTREGFMECVARLRAAIPSIVLTTDIIVGFPGETDDDFAETLSACREVGFMDAFTFKFSAREGTPATRMAAEETVPDEVAGARLLQLVETIRADSRAVNMRLLGTRHEILVEKLARRGDLLQGRTRDFRTILVQGDASLIGSYMTVEITGTTGHTFTGAPVAARAALPMAG
- a CDS encoding MiaB/RimO family radical SAM methylthiotransferase; its protein translation is MAVRVFLQTFGCRANQYDSEAVAALVTRSGGTVVHDVADADVAVFNSCAVTAAAESDLRQQVRRAARHAPQVRTIVMGCAAARSGAALAELPRVHAVIGGADLHAVGQAIGLPQATTTGAPTGPQRGTRGLLRIQDGCNEHCTFCATTLARGASRSRPVDELVEEAGRLAAHHAEIVLTGVHIGSYGAEQGSSLAMLLDTLVRRVPAVRFRLSSVEATEVDAFLGELLVHDPRRVAPYLHAPLQSGSDAVLRRMGRHWYTSSRYVSAIEALLVRAPVLGLGADVVTGFPGETEADHRATCDVVQALPFSGLHVFPYSARPGTAAVRLGGDVPDAVRRARAAELRQLGASAAAAYVARRIGGVADVIVIGHADGHRDGLTEDYIAVELAQPAPGRGVRFAARLGAGTTPVRPIATPLS
- the cdd gene encoding cytidine deaminase, whose protein sequence is MTVPTPPVPPPDLAAAAEAAMRRAYAPYSNFRVGAALLAADGSVHVGCNVENATYPAGICAERTALSRAVADGCRTFTAIVICTEAAVPTPPCGICRQVLYEFAPTLEITSITTGGASQRWRLDALLPAAFAANLMTVS
- a CDS encoding phosphopentomutase; protein product: MSGRVAVIVLDGVGCGAAPDADAYGDAGSNTLGHVLAQVTTLRLPAMERLGLGHVTPLHGVDAVAAPAAVVTTLTPRSAGKDSTTGHWELAGVVLETPFPVFPDGFPTSVLDAFTEATGRGVIGNCVASGTAVLDRLGAEHVATGAWIVYTSADSVFQVAAHESVVPLAELYRACELARALLVAPCNVSRVIARPFTGTPGAWHRTANRRDYSVPPAAETLLDALAVAGIARTGVGKVDDLFAGRGITSTHTSGNAEGLALVQGWLDGTTDGFLFANLVDFDQQFGHRNDVAGFAGALAEFDAALPALLGALRDDDLLFITADHGNDPTTASTDHARECVPLLVAGRSVQGGVLPPRATFADVGATVAEAFGLGWRGHGTSFLARVLSPVVMR